A genomic stretch from Algoriphagus halophilus includes:
- a CDS encoding RNA polymerase sigma factor, with amino-acid sequence MIPTHTDTIKNFSKGDREAIETMYYQYKPSVMRFVLSMVKDAEEAEVIYHNVFLKILRKRKELDSEKSIKSYIFTISKNEVIDYFNHLNSNRKKAEEFYNNRIERPVDLKLEEEALMNRLEDAIDLLTDQRKKVIQLSYFENLSYQEIAERMLISKNTVKNHLIKAKISLRHYLTI; translated from the coding sequence ATGATACCAACGCATACAGATACGATTAAAAATTTTAGCAAAGGGGATCGGGAGGCAATAGAAACCATGTATTATCAATATAAGCCTTCGGTCATGAGATTTGTTCTTTCGATGGTGAAAGATGCCGAAGAGGCAGAGGTTATTTACCATAATGTTTTTTTAAAAATCCTCAGAAAGCGCAAAGAATTGGACTCTGAAAAAAGCATCAAGTCCTACATTTTTACCATTTCAAAGAATGAAGTGATAGACTATTTCAACCACTTGAATTCCAATAGGAAGAAAGCGGAAGAGTTTTATAATAACAGGATTGAGCGTCCGGTTGATTTAAAGCTGGAAGAAGAAGCATTGATGAACAGGTTGGAAGATGCAATTGACTTGTTGACGGATCAACGGAAAAAAGTCATCCAGCTGTCCTACTTTGAAAATCTATCCTATCAAGAGATCGCAGAGAGGATGTTGATTTCCAAAAACACCGTCAAGAACCATTTGATAAAAGCGAAGATTAGTCTTCGCCATTATTTGACCATTTAA
- a CDS encoding sialidase family protein, with protein MERSFGKKKETRMKKLLKMAGAIALVILGWSLIPNSALGQGDLLNSTVNESIFPLQEKHTHASSIVALPNGDLLTVWFEGSGERKADDVLLMGARKKSGEQGWSAPFLMADTPGIPDCNPVLFLNQSGELFLVWIAVLANEWEHSILRVKRSQDYQKEGAPDWYWQDNIFLKPDSEFAEEVEKKWADLPPTHLGWATYAPTYESLILEASKDSKKRSIGWMTRIKPLMVGNRIILPLYSDGFNFSMMAISEDQGNTWKPSLPLVGKGPIQPALIQKNNGEILAMLRDSGDAPPKIQQSISKDLGQSWTVARKTDFPNTASVELLELQDGRWWMVGNDLYDGRYQLALWISSDEGEHWSPAQYLEFDPTHNGKFSYPALIQDSKGLVHLTYSKHLKEGKTIQYRMLDPNLIH; from the coding sequence ATGGAGAGAAGTTTTGGAAAGAAGAAAGAGACTCGAATGAAGAAGCTGTTAAAAATGGCGGGTGCTATTGCCTTGGTGATCCTGGGGTGGAGCTTGATCCCTAATTCCGCCCTTGGGCAAGGAGATTTGCTGAATTCTACCGTAAATGAATCCATCTTTCCTTTGCAGGAAAAACATACCCATGCCAGTAGCATTGTTGCGCTGCCCAATGGAGATTTATTGACTGTTTGGTTTGAGGGATCTGGAGAAAGAAAAGCGGATGATGTGCTGCTGATGGGCGCGAGAAAGAAAAGTGGGGAACAAGGTTGGTCTGCTCCTTTTTTAATGGCAGATACTCCAGGGATCCCAGATTGTAACCCGGTCTTGTTTTTAAATCAAAGTGGGGAACTGTTTTTAGTTTGGATAGCGGTTTTGGCAAATGAATGGGAGCATTCGATTTTACGTGTCAAACGAAGCCAGGATTATCAAAAGGAGGGAGCTCCCGACTGGTATTGGCAGGACAATATTTTCCTGAAGCCTGACAGTGAATTTGCGGAGGAAGTGGAAAAAAAATGGGCAGATTTACCCCCAACTCATTTAGGTTGGGCTACTTATGCTCCAACATATGAGAGTTTGATTTTGGAGGCTTCCAAAGATTCCAAAAAAAGAAGTATTGGATGGATGACCAGAATCAAGCCTTTAATGGTAGGCAATAGAATTATTCTTCCGCTCTATTCCGATGGTTTTAATTTTTCAATGATGGCGATATCTGAGGATCAGGGCAATACTTGGAAACCCAGTTTGCCATTGGTGGGGAAGGGGCCCATCCAACCCGCATTGATACAAAAAAACAATGGAGAGATTTTGGCCATGCTTCGGGATTCAGGTGATGCGCCTCCAAAAATTCAACAAAGCATTTCCAAAGATCTGGGTCAATCCTGGACTGTAGCCAGAAAAACCGATTTTCCCAATACAGCAAGTGTAGAATTACTTGAACTGCAGGATGGTCGCTGGTGGATGGTAGGAAATGATCTTTATGACGGGAGATATCAGTTGGCTTTATGGATATCTTCCGATGAAGGTGAACACTGGAGCCCTGCTCAATACCTGGAATTTGACCCCACTCACAATGGAAAATTTTCATACCCTGCATTGATCCAAGATTCCAAAGGACTCGTGCATTTAACTTATTCAAAACACCTCAAAGAAGGTAAAACCATCCAATATAGAATGTTGGACCCTAACCTAATTCATTGA
- a CDS encoding polysaccharide deacetylase family protein, whose translation MGQMQVESSKTYAEKLGYPKGKKVAIFHVDDAGMSYESNFGTFQAIQNGVATSCSVMMPCPWAATFLRESKVSPGIDIGLHLVLTSEWKTYRWEPLAGKSLVPGLTDPEGAFWPSVAEVVRHASAEEVYLELKAQIDRALQIGVQPTHLDSHMGTLFAKPEYLETYLKVGLEYQIPIMFPGGRNKLITQSLQLPLVKELKEKGAYTEGMELPVPDILEEAEAFGKRIWELGFPVLDDLHSISGDWKPEKSPYTQEEITDYKIQKFKETLDTMDPGLAMIIVHCSPATENFQHFSSSGRSRQADLEAMLSDELKSYIDQEEIILTTWREVLERRKRLE comes from the coding sequence ATGGGACAAATGCAAGTGGAGTCATCTAAGACTTATGCCGAGAAACTTGGCTACCCAAAAGGGAAGAAAGTAGCCATATTTCATGTAGATGATGCAGGGATGTCCTATGAATCCAACTTCGGTACTTTTCAAGCTATTCAAAACGGAGTAGCGACATCCTGTAGTGTCATGATGCCATGCCCTTGGGCAGCCACATTTTTAAGAGAAAGCAAGGTGTCCCCGGGTATAGACATCGGGCTACACCTGGTATTGACGTCGGAATGGAAAACGTATCGTTGGGAGCCGCTAGCCGGGAAAAGTTTGGTTCCTGGTCTTACAGACCCGGAAGGAGCTTTTTGGCCAAGTGTAGCTGAAGTTGTAAGGCATGCCTCAGCAGAAGAAGTCTACTTAGAGTTGAAAGCCCAGATTGACAGAGCTTTACAAATCGGAGTCCAGCCTACGCATTTGGATTCACACATGGGGACTTTATTTGCCAAGCCCGAATATTTGGAAACCTATTTAAAGGTGGGGTTGGAGTATCAAATTCCCATCATGTTTCCTGGAGGAAGGAATAAATTAATCACACAAAGCCTACAGCTCCCCTTGGTCAAGGAATTGAAAGAAAAGGGAGCCTATACAGAGGGGATGGAACTTCCTGTTCCGGATATTCTGGAAGAAGCAGAAGCGTTCGGGAAAAGAATCTGGGAATTGGGTTTTCCGGTATTGGATGATTTGCACAGCATCAGTGGAGATTGGAAGCCCGAAAAAAGTCCTTATACCCAAGAAGAAATTACCGATTATAAAATTCAAAAATTTAAGGAGACGCTGGACACCATGGACCCTGGTTTGGCAATGATCATTGTACATTGTAGCCCAGCAACTGAGAATTTTCAACATTTCTCCAGTTCAGGACGCTCAAGACAAGCGGATTTAGAAGCCATGCTTTCTGATGAGTTAAAGTCTTATATTGACCAGGAAGAAATCATATTGACCACATGGAGAGAAGTTTTGGAAAGAAGAAAGAGACTCGAATGA
- a CDS encoding MFS transporter yields MIGNQKVQRKRAQTKILLLIFLIFFVISLMSNILGPIIPGIIKSFSLSYGLAGFLPFSFFVAYGVMSLPSGLLVEKWREKPVLLLAFSLAAIGALIFGFNPQFGFSLSSLFIIGLGMAMLQVVINPLLRVTGGEEHFAFNSVLGQLAFGAASFLSPMLYSYLDRSLYSTTAPDWVQYLELWVPEDMKWVSVYFVFALLACIMLGLVGFTNFPQVDLKEDERVDLGITLKKLLSKRLVWLYFLGIFSYVGTEQGIANWVSKFLQDYHGIDPSVGGAKVISYFWGLLTVGCLLGLVLLKFMDSKLVLISFTCAAIFSLLVGLLAQGNVVLIAFSFSGFCLSVMWSILISLALNSVDFAHGTFAGLLCTGIVGGAVIPLIIGTLADLIGLQFAMFYLLIPLGYILFIGFWAKPLVSNSRVKSLKELFA; encoded by the coding sequence ATGATAGGTAATCAGAAAGTTCAAAGGAAGAGGGCCCAAACGAAAATCCTCCTTCTTATTTTTTTGATATTCTTTGTGATATCATTGATGTCCAATATTCTTGGGCCCATTATTCCGGGAATTATTAAAAGCTTCTCTTTAAGTTATGGGTTAGCAGGATTCTTACCCTTTTCTTTTTTTGTAGCCTATGGCGTGATGTCCTTGCCCTCAGGCCTATTGGTAGAAAAATGGAGGGAGAAACCCGTTTTATTACTTGCATTCAGTTTAGCAGCTATTGGGGCCTTAATATTTGGATTCAACCCTCAATTTGGGTTCTCTTTGAGCTCTTTATTTATCATAGGCTTGGGAATGGCCATGCTTCAAGTGGTCATCAATCCCTTATTGAGAGTTACAGGAGGTGAGGAACACTTTGCCTTTAATTCAGTACTGGGTCAATTGGCCTTTGGGGCAGCCTCTTTTCTAAGCCCCATGCTCTATAGTTATTTGGATCGCTCTCTATATTCAACTACTGCTCCTGACTGGGTCCAATACCTTGAACTTTGGGTACCTGAGGATATGAAATGGGTGTCCGTCTACTTTGTATTTGCTTTGCTAGCCTGTATCATGCTGGGGTTGGTAGGGTTCACCAATTTTCCTCAGGTGGACCTAAAAGAAGACGAGCGTGTTGATTTAGGTATCACTCTGAAAAAACTTCTCAGCAAACGACTGGTCTGGCTCTATTTTTTAGGGATCTTTTCCTATGTAGGTACAGAACAGGGAATTGCCAACTGGGTGAGTAAATTTTTACAGGATTACCATGGCATTGATCCCAGTGTCGGTGGAGCTAAAGTTATTTCATATTTCTGGGGCCTGTTGACCGTTGGCTGTCTTTTGGGACTGGTTTTACTAAAGTTTATGGATAGTAAGCTGGTATTGATATCCTTTACCTGTGCGGCAATTTTTTCCTTATTGGTAGGACTACTTGCACAGGGAAATGTAGTGTTAATCGCGTTTTCTTTTTCCGGGTTTTGTCTTTCTGTGATGTGGTCCATATTGATTTCACTGGCATTGAATTCAGTGGATTTTGCCCATGGCACTTTTGCAGGTCTCCTCTGTACAGGGATTGTGGGAGGAGCTGTCATCCCTTTGATTATAGGGACATTGGCAGATCTCATAGGTTTACAGTTTGCGATGTTTTATCTGCTTATTCCCCTAGGGTATATCTTATTTATTGGTTTTTGGGCCAAACCATTAGTAAGCAATTCCAGGGTCAAATCTCTCAAAGAACTTTTTGCCTGA
- a CDS encoding AraC family transcriptional regulator, whose translation MYRVILLLDFGEEYSKSLLKGISTYSSENGQWTFCRMPLYYREMIGAKGILKWAKEWKADGIIGQLYNEMEEEFLNGDLPVIAQDFKERFSNIPNITGSYRETGRLGAEYFLNKGYYNFAFYGFNNIVWSRERAEGFESTIKQAGFEVNYFEHKKARSTDIWYYKSKSLNKWLNNLPKPVALMACDDNQGVHIIEACNHNKIRVPQEVAVLGVDNDVMLCELSDPRLSSIELDIERGGYDAAQVLDEMIQSGSKENRDIIVPPMNIITRSSTDMFASADGYVADALTYIHKNIDQNLLVDHVVKEVPLSRRALEKRFLQITGHPVYKYITKTRMEKLAQKLLSSDQSIFEIAVDLGFQDSKNLARQFKQLTGYSPGEYRKKWGNIPMPPSRQ comes from the coding sequence ATGTATCGTGTAATTTTACTGTTAGATTTTGGAGAAGAATATAGTAAGTCTCTGTTAAAGGGTATTAGTACCTATTCCAGTGAAAATGGGCAATGGACATTTTGCAGAATGCCTTTGTATTACCGCGAGATGATTGGCGCCAAGGGAATCCTCAAATGGGCCAAAGAATGGAAAGCTGATGGGATTATTGGCCAGCTGTATAATGAAATGGAGGAAGAGTTTCTGAACGGTGACCTTCCTGTAATTGCCCAGGACTTTAAAGAACGGTTTTCAAACATTCCAAATATTACCGGTTCTTACCGTGAAACAGGAAGGTTGGGGGCAGAATATTTTCTTAATAAAGGCTATTACAACTTTGCCTTTTATGGGTTCAACAATATCGTTTGGTCAAGAGAAAGGGCGGAAGGGTTTGAATCCACCATCAAACAGGCCGGATTTGAGGTCAATTACTTTGAACATAAGAAAGCAAGATCTACCGATATCTGGTATTACAAAAGTAAATCCCTGAATAAGTGGCTCAACAATCTTCCAAAACCAGTGGCCTTGATGGCCTGTGATGACAACCAGGGAGTACATATTATTGAGGCTTGTAACCATAATAAAATCCGCGTACCTCAGGAGGTAGCCGTGCTGGGTGTGGACAATGATGTCATGCTCTGCGAATTATCAGACCCAAGACTTTCCAGTATAGAATTAGACATTGAACGGGGAGGATATGATGCCGCTCAGGTATTGGATGAAATGATCCAATCTGGAAGTAAAGAAAATCGGGATATCATCGTACCTCCAATGAATATCATCACCCGCTCTTCTACCGATATGTTTGCTTCTGCAGATGGATATGTAGCTGATGCCCTCACCTATATCCATAAAAACATCGACCAAAACTTGTTAGTAGACCATGTAGTCAAAGAAGTACCCCTTTCCAGAAGGGCTTTGGAAAAGCGGTTTTTGCAGATTACGGGACATCCCGTTTACAAATACATCACTAAAACCCGCATGGAAAAACTCGCCCAAAAGCTACTCAGCTCCGACCAGTCCATTTTTGAGATTGCTGTGGACCTGGGATTTCAAGACAGTAAAAACCTAGCTAGGCAATTCAAACAACTCACGGGATATTCTCCAGGGGAATACAGAAAGAAGTGGGGAAACATCCCAATGCCTCCTTCTAGGCAATAA
- a CDS encoding helix-turn-helix domain-containing protein: protein MGQEFIDKVGKRIVEIRKSKKVSQEDLVERRGFTLSQIGRIGRGGINTSISHISAIAKALKVAPKELFDV, encoded by the coding sequence TTGGGTCAGGAGTTTATCGATAAGGTTGGAAAAAGAATTGTGGAGATAAGGAAATCCAAGAAGGTCTCTCAAGAAGATTTAGTAGAGAGAAGGGGTTTTACGCTGAGTCAGATAGGAAGGATAGGAAGAGGGGGAATTAACACAAGCATCAGTCATATCTCTGCCATTGCCAAAGCATTAAAGGTTGCCCCAAAAGAATTGTTTGATGTGTGA